A window of the Calditrichia bacterium genome harbors these coding sequences:
- a CDS encoding PAS domain S-box protein, with protein sequence MAGFFKLVIYTPRRELFGYLLQNLVLPDLEMFYVRNLDEVESYYNRVKPNAVILYVDHHPEQLRETLSVIDKLRDNNNCWLMLLTSDKLISQKFQTALPVKQVFLQKESDDFQQVAHNLMFIRSLSMAQDEQSNKIRFSQSINDFLKIIYQEKSVNSSMDRLINLLPKQINTDNWAMFYLDKFSQQVDYFTQFVPPTRRSKVAKAPNINSLAGRLLGMNRTVMITEEDDAELFEELKELNWAVKQVYFIPIQYREQFIGGLLLGNESPRQMDAKEIHFLGEVMDALGKRVLDTHVTRSDEAELSNFAGQLLNNHFDEEAIFQYTCRKLTEMTKANSAIFWQHNKGFGFIFPKFVHFTERTQNTENHDKDMVFFDKETYLSNLVSRGKMEALYNIDTESRLSNNTQQIFRKLQYRHILLIPIKVNNEVIGAIIINKKRPTDRFSVLQIHQSEEIVEKTQQVLKDAQTVKEANRQVKQFSRIFDLGRDAKLGLTLFNLLSRLNSNLRKALGWNDVAIFLLNETGKHLNVINRIGFDSKINYGFDLQSGVSFPEFQALLANSEKISNSYFLSKHKSNPPVSSGQKYRTMEWESGDLVVIPLDTRQDVLGYLLVADPVDRLKPAHEKITPLEYYANQAAVSVENSMLYEELRNSQERYRSLSETMSLGLVTCNTEQKIVYLNPAFEQLLGYKENKLSQRNIIDFFAPTSKTSLREMISLLVETVNKDHVETRELEIISKTGETIPVNVYGFPFYERRKHTGFFLILNDLRIIKRLERMKADFNSMIVHDLRSPMNVIQGFVELIRNKIVGEVNQEQEELLDIVKDNVKKVLALVDNFLVASKLEVGKFNVDLKQGEINSLIQQQIDNHRVLMKNKQIEVKAELDPNLPLLMFDPLRIEQVLNNLLSNALKFTPDKGKIIIKSSMYKTTTDGKEKMYVCIAVKDNGVGIPKNKLPYVFEKYEQVEDNQSFNIRGTGLGLSICKEIIQLHLGEIWVESTPNDGSTFYFSLPIVQAHSEMM encoded by the coding sequence ATGGCCGGATTTTTTAAATTGGTCATTTATACCCCACGTCGGGAACTGTTTGGGTATTTGCTCCAAAATTTGGTATTGCCTGATTTGGAGATGTTTTATGTCCGAAATCTGGACGAAGTGGAATCCTATTACAACCGGGTAAAGCCCAACGCAGTCATTTTGTATGTTGATCATCATCCGGAGCAGCTTCGCGAAACGTTATCGGTAATTGATAAGCTTCGCGACAACAACAATTGCTGGCTGATGCTGTTGACCAGTGATAAACTGATTTCGCAAAAATTTCAGACAGCGCTGCCGGTAAAACAGGTTTTCCTTCAAAAAGAAAGCGACGATTTTCAGCAAGTTGCCCACAACCTGATGTTCATTCGCAGCCTCTCAATGGCGCAGGATGAACAAAGTAATAAAATCCGATTTAGCCAGTCTATTAACGATTTCCTGAAAATTATTTATCAGGAAAAATCGGTCAACAGCAGTATGGACCGGTTGATCAACCTGTTACCCAAACAAATTAATACCGATAATTGGGCGATGTTTTATCTGGATAAATTTTCCCAACAGGTTGATTATTTTACCCAATTTGTGCCACCGACCCGTCGAAGCAAAGTGGCTAAAGCGCCAAATATTAACAGTTTGGCAGGACGTTTGTTGGGAATGAACCGCACAGTGATGATCACGGAAGAGGACGATGCAGAGCTATTTGAAGAATTAAAAGAACTCAACTGGGCGGTAAAACAGGTGTATTTCATTCCTATTCAGTACCGTGAGCAATTTATTGGCGGGCTGTTACTGGGCAACGAATCGCCGCGTCAAATGGATGCAAAAGAAATCCATTTTCTCGGTGAAGTGATGGATGCCCTCGGCAAACGGGTTCTTGATACCCATGTCACCCGTTCCGACGAAGCGGAATTGAGCAACTTTGCGGGTCAATTGCTCAACAATCACTTTGATGAAGAAGCAATTTTTCAATACACTTGCCGCAAATTAACCGAGATGACCAAAGCCAACAGCGCCATTTTTTGGCAGCACAACAAAGGATTCGGTTTTATTTTCCCAAAATTTGTCCATTTTACCGAGCGCACCCAAAACACCGAAAACCACGACAAAGACATGGTGTTTTTTGATAAAGAAACCTATCTCAGCAATCTGGTTAGTCGCGGAAAAATGGAAGCGCTTTATAATATTGATACCGAAAGCCGGTTGAGCAACAACACTCAGCAGATATTCCGAAAGCTGCAATACCGTCATATCTTGCTCATCCCGATAAAAGTAAATAATGAAGTTATTGGCGCAATCATCATCAACAAAAAACGCCCGACAGACCGTTTTTCGGTTTTGCAAATTCACCAATCGGAAGAAATTGTTGAGAAAACCCAACAAGTGCTTAAAGATGCGCAAACCGTAAAAGAAGCAAACCGGCAGGTTAAGCAATTTTCCCGGATTTTTGATTTGGGACGCGATGCCAAATTGGGGCTGACACTGTTCAACCTGCTTTCCCGTTTGAATTCCAACCTTCGCAAAGCGCTGGGCTGGAACGATGTCGCGATTTTTCTGCTCAACGAAACCGGAAAACACTTGAATGTGATTAACCGGATCGGCTTCGATTCGAAAATAAATTACGGATTTGATCTCCAATCCGGTGTTTCGTTTCCGGAATTTCAGGCGTTATTGGCGAATTCAGAAAAAATCAGCAACTCTTATTTTTTGAGCAAACACAAAAGCAATCCCCCCGTATCTTCCGGGCAAAAATACCGGACAATGGAATGGGAATCCGGTGATCTGGTTGTTATCCCGCTTGACACACGCCAAGATGTGCTCGGCTATTTGCTGGTTGCAGACCCGGTTGACCGGCTGAAACCCGCTCACGAAAAAATAACGCCGCTCGAATACTACGCAAACCAGGCAGCTGTATCCGTAGAAAACTCAATGCTTTACGAAGAATTGAGAAATAGCCAGGAACGCTATCGCTCACTCTCCGAAACAATGAGCCTTGGGTTGGTTACCTGTAATACGGAACAGAAAATTGTTTATCTCAACCCCGCTTTCGAACAATTGCTGGGCTATAAAGAAAACAAACTGAGCCAGCGAAACATCATCGATTTTTTTGCGCCGACCTCAAAAACATCGTTAAGAGAGATGATTTCGTTGTTGGTGGAAACCGTCAACAAAGATCATGTGGAAACCCGAGAGCTTGAAATCATCAGCAAAACCGGTGAAACCATTCCTGTAAATGTTTACGGATTTCCATTTTACGAGCGGCGTAAACACACCGGATTTTTTCTCATTTTAAACGATCTCCGGATCATCAAACGGCTGGAACGCATGAAAGCGGACTTCAACTCCATGATTGTTCACGACTTGCGCTCACCGATGAATGTGATTCAGGGATTTGTGGAGCTGATTCGCAATAAAATTGTCGGGGAAGTTAATCAGGAGCAGGAAGAACTGCTCGACATCGTGAAAGACAATGTGAAAAAAGTGCTCGCACTCGTGGATAACTTTTTGGTCGCATCCAAACTGGAAGTGGGCAAATTTAACGTTGATTTGAAACAGGGTGAAATCAATTCGTTGATCCAACAGCAAATTGACAATCACCGTGTGCTGATGAAAAACAAACAAATCGAAGTCAAAGCCGAGCTCGACCCAAATCTCCCGCTACTGATGTTCGATCCCCTGCGTATCGAACAAGTGCTCAACAATTTATTGAGCAACGCACTCAAATTCACGCCGGATAAAGGTAAAATTATTATCAAATCCAGCATGTATAAAACCACTACCGACGGCAAAGAAAAAATGTATGTGTGCATCGCTGTTAAAGATAACGGCGTTGGTATTCCCAAAAACAAGTTGCCGTATGTGTTCGAAAAATATGAGCAAGTTGAAGATAATCAAAGCTTTAACATTCGTGGTACTGGCTTAGGGCTTTCCATCTGCAAAGAAATCATCCAACTTCATCTTGGTGAAATTTGGGTCGAAAGCACGCCGAATGACGGCAGTACCTTCTATTTTTCACTGCCGATCGTCCAGGCTCACAGCGAAATGATGTAA
- a CDS encoding type III pantothenate kinase yields the protein MILAIDIGNTHLEIGLYHQNHFLDSWRISTSVNRTEDELMAFIRQFLDMANVEVTEIRDFAISSVVPNITQIFRRMCQKYFKLQPLVVSHTLDLGIAIDYNPPNSVGADRVCNAVAAFSKYGGPCIVVDVGTATTFDVVSEGGVYLGGAISPGLETAAFGLSSRTSKLPTISFDFPKSAIGKATDHSMQSGIMFGTVALIDGLIELISGELNKPPHVIATGGQSNILAPRSKFIKHVEPRLVLEGLMMIYHRNVGGR from the coding sequence ATGATATTAGCAATAGACATCGGCAATACGCATTTGGAAATCGGGCTGTATCACCAAAACCATTTTCTGGATAGCTGGCGCATTTCAACCTCGGTAAACCGGACAGAAGATGAGTTGATGGCATTTATCCGCCAGTTTTTGGACATGGCAAATGTCGAAGTGACCGAAATCCGTGATTTTGCAATTTCATCGGTGGTGCCGAATATCACCCAGATTTTCCGGCGGATGTGCCAAAAATATTTCAAATTACAGCCACTGGTTGTCAGCCATACGCTGGATTTGGGCATTGCTATCGATTATAACCCACCCAATAGCGTGGGTGCGGATCGTGTTTGCAACGCAGTTGCCGCATTCAGCAAATACGGCGGACCGTGCATTGTGGTGGATGTGGGCACTGCAACCACTTTCGACGTAGTGAGCGAAGGTGGTGTTTATCTCGGTGGTGCAATTTCACCGGGGCTGGAAACTGCAGCTTTCGGGCTGAGTTCCCGGACATCCAAATTGCCGACAATTTCATTTGATTTCCCAAAATCCGCAATCGGGAAAGCGACTGACCATAGCATGCAGTCCGGTATTATGTTTGGCACTGTTGCACTAATTGACGGATTAATCGAGCTGATTTCCGGCGAATTGAACAAACCGCCACATGTAATCGCCACCGGCGGGCAGAGCAATATTTTAGCGCCACGGAGCAAATTCATCAAACATGTGGAACCACGATTGGTTTTGGAAGGGTTAATGATGATTTACCACCGCAATGTGGGAGGACGATAA
- a CDS encoding biotin--[acetyl-CoA-carboxylase] ligase → MKYGTSTAGAFNYHYFKEVGSTNDTLAELARQNAPEWTVVLADHQTNGRGRYRRSWHSPAGLGMWLSLLLRPAFDNRQLNFINLLAANTMATVLEQLATTVQQQMVTGLKWPNDVWVGDKKICGILPESSFSGQKLQYIIVGIGLNINQSISDFSEDLQPIATSLKIETGREWPVKLLATRFLEIFRQQYSEFIPNQTGKILDEYRKKMLFKNETVNLFLNDQTFSAVVRDIDDDGFLEVDHDGKTKIINSGEFRVQPVRIN, encoded by the coding sequence TTGAAATACGGCACATCAACCGCGGGCGCATTTAATTATCATTATTTTAAAGAAGTTGGCTCAACAAACGATACATTAGCCGAACTTGCCCGCCAAAACGCCCCTGAATGGACGGTTGTTTTGGCGGATCACCAGACCAACGGACGCGGACGTTACCGGCGCAGCTGGCACAGCCCAGCTGGCTTGGGCATGTGGCTATCGCTGCTGCTGCGGCCGGCATTTGACAATCGGCAATTAAATTTTATTAATTTGCTGGCTGCAAACACAATGGCAACCGTGCTGGAACAATTAGCAACAACTGTTCAACAGCAAATGGTTACCGGTTTAAAATGGCCAAATGATGTTTGGGTCGGTGATAAAAAAATCTGCGGTATTTTACCCGAATCCAGTTTCTCGGGGCAAAAGTTGCAGTATATTATTGTTGGCATTGGATTAAATATTAATCAATCCATCTCCGATTTTTCTGAGGATTTACAGCCGATTGCGACATCTTTAAAAATCGAAACCGGACGCGAATGGCCGGTAAAGTTGCTGGCAACCCGTTTTCTTGAAATATTCCGGCAACAATACAGCGAGTTTATTCCAAACCAAACCGGGAAAATTTTGGACGAATATCGCAAAAAGATGCTTTTCAAAAATGAAACGGTGAACTTATTTTTGAATGATCAAACCTTCAGCGCGGTCGTTCGGGATATCGATGATGACGGATTTCTGGAAGTTGACCACGACGGAAAGACAAAAATCATAAATTCCGGGGAATTCCGGGTTCAGCCAGTTCGGATAAACTGA